A single genomic interval of Adhaeribacter pallidiroseus harbors:
- a CDS encoding DNA polymerase beta superfamily protein, translating to MALTIEILKIKKYLLFECISGSKAYGLHTVASDTDIRGIFVLPQNEYYGLNYVEQLSNESNDVVYYELKCFVELLARNNPNMLELLNTPQDCITYKHPLYDQFQPELF from the coding sequence ATGGCCTTAACCATAGAAATTTTAAAAATTAAAAAATACCTGTTATTTGAATGCATTAGCGGCAGCAAAGCTTACGGCCTCCACACCGTTGCGTCGGATACCGACATAAGGGGCATATTTGTGTTACCCCAAAACGAATATTATGGTTTAAACTACGTGGAGCAACTCAGTAATGAGAGCAACGATGTGGTATATTATGAGCTAAAGTGTTTTGTAGAACTGCTGGCCCGTAACAACCCCAACATGCTGGAATTACTAAACACGCCCCAGGACTGCATCACATATAAACACCCACTTTACGACCAGTTTCAACCCGAACTGTTTTAA
- a CDS encoding RtcB family protein produces METKPLTGNDLLTLGYPEGKIIGIALKTLQTHFTNSTLKEQTQILQAVLAAPAAYQDHPTLAPIATVLLEPKFEKYLPLPDSYLPFAVYDKAGIEEGALKQMRTAMRLPVAVAGALMPDAHQGYGLPIGGVLATQNAVIPYGVGVYIGCRMCLTIYPVPASFIEQQRQPLKKILLANTRFGRATFHKPLEHAVIDQPEFTEIPVLRTLKDRAFAQLGSSGGGNHFVEFGIAEIPAGPNEWNLAPGNYLAILSHSGSRGMGATIAGHYTKLAMAACPLPPEAKHLAWLDLNTEAGQEYWRAMNLAGDYASACHHQIHQRLAAALALEPLARIENHHNFAWKEKDASGNNLIVHRKGATPAGKGVLGIIPGSMATPGFIVRGKGVVTSINSASHGAGRTMSRTKAKSMLSVNQVQQYLQAAGVEVLGSGLDEAPMAYKDIHQVMAAQQDLVEVAGTFYPKIVRMCGDEQYKEVD; encoded by the coding sequence ATGGAAACTAAACCGTTAACCGGGAATGATTTACTAACCCTCGGCTATCCCGAAGGAAAAATTATAGGCATTGCCTTAAAAACTTTACAAACGCATTTTACCAACAGTACTTTAAAAGAGCAAACCCAAATACTGCAAGCGGTTTTAGCAGCTCCTGCTGCTTATCAAGATCACCCTACCTTAGCGCCAATAGCCACTGTTTTATTAGAACCCAAATTTGAAAAATACCTGCCGTTACCGGATTCTTATTTACCATTTGCCGTGTACGACAAAGCAGGCATTGAAGAAGGCGCTTTAAAGCAGATGCGTACCGCCATGCGTTTGCCGGTAGCGGTGGCTGGTGCCCTGATGCCGGATGCTCACCAGGGTTACGGCTTACCCATTGGTGGCGTATTAGCTACGCAAAACGCCGTAATACCGTATGGGGTAGGTGTGTATATTGGCTGCCGGATGTGCCTGACGATTTACCCGGTGCCCGCTAGCTTTATAGAACAACAGCGGCAACCGTTAAAGAAAATTTTGTTGGCGAACACCCGTTTTGGTCGTGCCACTTTTCATAAACCATTGGAACACGCCGTAATTGACCAGCCGGAGTTTACCGAAATTCCTGTATTACGGACCTTAAAAGACCGGGCTTTTGCGCAACTGGGTTCTTCGGGCGGGGGTAACCATTTTGTAGAATTTGGCATTGCTGAGATTCCAGCTGGTCCGAACGAATGGAATCTCGCCCCGGGCAATTACCTGGCTATTCTCTCGCACTCTGGTTCGCGGGGGATGGGTGCTACCATTGCCGGCCATTATACCAAGTTAGCTATGGCCGCTTGTCCGTTACCGCCCGAAGCAAAACATTTAGCCTGGCTCGATTTAAATACCGAAGCCGGCCAGGAATACTGGCGGGCCATGAATTTGGCCGGTGATTATGCCTCGGCTTGCCACCACCAGATTCATCAGCGATTAGCAGCAGCTTTAGCACTGGAACCACTCGCCAGAATAGAAAACCACCATAACTTTGCCTGGAAAGAAAAAGACGCCTCTGGTAACAACTTAATAGTACACCGCAAAGGTGCCACCCCGGCCGGCAAAGGAGTACTGGGCATTATTCCGGGCTCAATGGCTACCCCGGGGTTTATTGTCCGCGGTAAAGGAGTAGTGACCTCGATAAATTCGGCTTCGCACGGGGCAGGGCGTACCATGTCGCGTACCAAGGCTAAATCTATGCTTTCGGTAAATCAGGTGCAACAGTATTTGCAGGCAGCCGGAGTAGAAGTGTTAGGTTCCGGCCTGGATGAGGCACCCATGGCCTACAAAGATATTCACCAGGTAATGGCGGCGCAGCAGGATTTAGTAGAAGTAGCAGGCACTTTTTACCCCAAAATAGTCCGGATGTGCGGCGACGAGCAGTATAAAGAAGTGGATTGA
- a CDS encoding SWIM zinc finger family protein, whose amino-acid sequence MNWSEEQVLALSPDTSSTKSGKDLARPEKWLTLATEDRALWGEIKGSGSTPYRTQIDLQNIAFKCSCPSRKFPCKHGLGLFLIYARKPEVFTAANPPEWVAEWLGKRTAKTEKKEEAPVKTPDPLAQTKRAEARETKILTGLAEISLWVKDLIRNGLLVVPEKSYSFWQNPAARLVDAQAPGVANLIRELGIISYVQEGWQSPLLHKLIQIYLLAQAYPAIANLPETVQADLKALVGWTQNQEELKAGAGLKDTWLVLAKQSTEEANILTQSYWLYGQNTGRSAMVLNFYHLSKPTDLGLLVGTALKAELLFYPGSFPLRALIKEQSQTMEMPELEEFNPLSVIQDQFATAIASYPWQNNLPCLVKSLNPFFYQNQWYLKDEENRYLTLDKNFKKSWQLLALSGGTPLNLFGLYRPQSFLPLGVWHNKTYLPL is encoded by the coding sequence ATGAATTGGTCTGAAGAACAGGTTTTAGCTTTATCACCAGATACTTCCTCCACAAAGTCGGGTAAAGATTTAGCCCGACCGGAAAAGTGGCTAACTTTGGCTACAGAGGATCGTGCCCTTTGGGGCGAAATCAAAGGGAGTGGCAGTACTCCTTACCGCACCCAGATAGATCTGCAGAACATTGCTTTTAAATGCTCTTGCCCCAGCCGCAAATTTCCTTGCAAGCATGGACTAGGTCTTTTTTTAATTTATGCCCGCAAACCCGAGGTGTTCACGGCAGCAAATCCACCGGAGTGGGTTGCCGAATGGCTCGGCAAAAGAACAGCAAAGACCGAGAAAAAAGAAGAAGCCCCCGTAAAAACCCCGGACCCGCTGGCCCAAACCAAACGGGCAGAAGCGAGAGAAACAAAAATTTTAACCGGCCTGGCAGAAATTAGCTTATGGGTGAAAGATTTAATTCGGAACGGCCTATTGGTCGTGCCGGAAAAAAGTTATTCTTTCTGGCAAAACCCAGCTGCCCGCCTAGTAGATGCCCAAGCTCCTGGGGTAGCTAACTTAATCCGTGAATTAGGTATTATTTCGTACGTTCAGGAAGGTTGGCAATCGCCATTACTTCACAAATTAATTCAGATTTATTTGCTGGCTCAAGCTTATCCTGCTATAGCAAACTTACCAGAAACTGTGCAAGCTGATTTAAAAGCCCTGGTAGGTTGGACTCAGAATCAGGAGGAGTTAAAAGCCGGCGCCGGCTTAAAAGATACCTGGCTGGTACTGGCCAAGCAATCTACCGAAGAAGCAAATATTCTTACCCAATCCTACTGGCTTTACGGACAAAATACAGGAAGATCCGCGATGGTGCTTAACTTTTACCATTTGTCTAAACCGACTGATTTAGGATTACTGGTTGGTACCGCCCTGAAGGCAGAGCTACTGTTTTATCCGGGAAGCTTCCCCTTACGCGCCTTAATTAAAGAGCAAAGCCAGACGATGGAAATGCCGGAGTTAGAAGAATTTAATCCATTATCCGTTATACAGGATCAGTTTGCAACAGCAATTGCGAGTTATCCCTGGCAAAATAATTTACCTTGCCTGGTAAAAAGTTTGAATCCTTTCTTTTATCAAAATCAATGGTATTTGAAGGATGAAGAAAACCGATACCTTACTCTTGACAAAAATTTTAAAAAATCGTGGCAACTTTTAGCCTTAAGCGGCGGAACCCCACTTAATCTGTTCGGGCTTTACCGGCCGCAATCCTTTTTACCTTTAGGCGTGTGGCACAATAAAACGTATTTACCTTTATAA
- a CDS encoding DUF5691 domain-containing protein, translating into MDVWEEAVKVALVGTERQKLSSEYLPLPVQDLLSQLGPDDPEEYFLKTAALLLNYTQAGGNLPVWQTSVPQPAESDHKPVCSDKAVQTLATILEEGFPTLVLVWLQQCTQAQQRVREDYIPVLLDEGRKNVNLRALVKEAVGNRGKWLASFNADWQYLLQTETEIWEQGKPEERKQLLRQIRQEDPDRARELLTSSWKEENANSRAELLSIFVKNLSWADEAWLKDLQTDKSQKVKEAITLLLSQLPESTWVQELGEEVKTWITLKITKSLIAFSKEELEVKIPDTFPAILKKKGIQELSNNKNIPDQDYWLSQVLSLIPPAFWETHLQAGPEKILSLFFKNKLLQANLAALISATIRFKDARWAKIWLNVKLPEYDELRFSAYSLVPQLLNLLPEADQQDYLNQVLRKKKLDYRLHTIDFLLELNFNWDAPFSMKVMQELANTYTEQTMYQGFYRLFELHLLLHPEILPHLHAIEPADPNLSSRWHALQNKLIRALEIRLDLQTCFPN; encoded by the coding sequence ATGGATGTTTGGGAAGAAGCTGTAAAGGTTGCTTTGGTAGGTACAGAACGCCAAAAACTTAGTTCGGAATATTTACCGCTGCCGGTACAGGATTTACTTAGCCAACTAGGTCCTGATGATCCAGAAGAATATTTCTTAAAAACAGCCGCCTTGCTTTTAAACTATACGCAAGCGGGTGGCAACCTTCCGGTTTGGCAAACCAGCGTGCCTCAACCAGCTGAATCAGATCATAAACCGGTTTGCTCTGACAAAGCCGTACAAACCTTGGCAACTATTCTGGAAGAAGGCTTTCCTACTTTAGTATTAGTTTGGTTGCAACAATGTACGCAAGCCCAACAGCGAGTGCGGGAAGATTATATTCCGGTATTGTTGGACGAAGGCAGAAAAAATGTAAACCTCCGTGCTTTGGTGAAAGAAGCGGTGGGTAACCGGGGAAAATGGCTGGCCAGTTTTAACGCCGATTGGCAGTATTTACTGCAAACCGAAACTGAAATTTGGGAACAAGGCAAACCGGAAGAACGCAAACAATTACTAAGGCAAATCCGGCAAGAAGATCCCGACCGGGCTCGGGAACTTTTAACTTCCAGTTGGAAAGAAGAAAATGCGAATAGCCGGGCGGAGTTACTCAGCATTTTTGTTAAAAATTTATCCTGGGCCGATGAAGCCTGGCTTAAAGATTTACAAACCGATAAAAGCCAGAAAGTAAAAGAGGCAATTACCCTGCTGCTTAGCCAACTACCCGAATCAACATGGGTGCAAGAATTAGGAGAGGAAGTTAAAACCTGGATTACTTTAAAAATAACCAAATCCTTGATTGCTTTCTCGAAAGAAGAACTGGAAGTAAAAATACCCGATACTTTCCCGGCTATTTTAAAAAAGAAAGGAATTCAAGAATTAAGCAATAATAAAAATATTCCCGATCAGGATTATTGGCTGAGCCAGGTTTTATCCTTAATCCCACCGGCATTTTGGGAAACACACCTTCAGGCGGGCCCGGAGAAAATATTATCCTTATTTTTTAAAAATAAATTATTACAAGCTAACCTGGCCGCTCTTATTTCGGCTACTATCCGCTTTAAAGATGCTCGCTGGGCAAAGATTTGGTTAAACGTAAAACTACCAGAATACGACGAATTAAGATTTTCTGCCTATTCCCTGGTGCCTCAACTATTAAATTTGCTACCCGAGGCGGATCAGCAAGATTACTTAAATCAGGTTTTGCGTAAAAAAAAGCTGGACTACCGGTTACATACCATCGACTTCTTGTTGGAACTTAATTTTAACTGGGATGCCCCTTTCTCCATGAAAGTAATGCAGGAATTAGCAAATACCTATACCGAGCAAACCATGTACCAAGGGTTTTATCGCCTGTTCGAACTGCATTTGCTTTTGCACCCGGAAATACTTCCGCATCTACACGCTATAGAACCAGCCGACCCCAATCTCAGCTCGCGGTGGCACGCGTTGCAAAATAAATTAATCCGGGCTTTGGAAATAAGATTAGACCTCCAGACCTGCTTCCCTAACTAA
- a CDS encoding ATP-binding protein, translated as MQQVQRAHAEHQFAEEIEELKKVDSHPCPPNWQLSPWAVVTYLIGGTLTNGFRITPKYIGSRRLMEIAVATLTTDRALLLYGLPGTAKSWVSEHLAAAISGTSTLLIQGTAGTGEEAIRYGWNYAKLLAEGPSPNALVVTPMMRAMQDGKIARIEELTRISADVQDTLITILSEKMLPVPELNMEIQSNRGFNVIATANNRDKGVNELSGALKRRFNTVILPVPDTMEEEVEIVTRRVETLGRALELPAEPPALEEIKRIVTIFRELRSGVTLDGKTKLKIPTSTMSTAEAISVINSGMALAGHFGDGVLNAHDVAAGLVGSVVKDPVQDKVVWLEYLETVVKSRDGWKDIYRSCRELV; from the coding sequence ATGCAACAAGTACAACGTGCTCACGCGGAGCACCAGTTTGCCGAAGAAATTGAAGAACTTAAAAAAGTTGATTCTCACCCTTGCCCACCAAATTGGCAATTGTCGCCGTGGGCCGTGGTTACTTACTTAATCGGTGGCACATTAACAAATGGCTTTCGGATTACTCCTAAATACATTGGTAGCCGCCGGTTAATGGAAATTGCCGTGGCTACCTTAACCACCGACCGGGCCTTATTGCTGTACGGATTACCGGGCACAGCCAAGTCGTGGGTTTCCGAGCATCTGGCTGCCGCTATTTCCGGCACTTCTACTTTACTGATTCAGGGTACGGCTGGCACCGGCGAAGAAGCCATCCGGTACGGCTGGAATTACGCCAAGCTATTAGCCGAAGGACCTTCGCCCAATGCCTTGGTAGTAACGCCCATGATGCGGGCCATGCAGGACGGTAAAATTGCCCGTATAGAAGAATTAACCCGGATATCGGCGGATGTACAGGATACGCTTATTACCATTCTATCGGAAAAAATGCTGCCGGTACCCGAATTAAACATGGAAATACAATCGAACCGGGGTTTTAACGTAATTGCCACCGCCAATAACCGCGACAAAGGCGTAAACGAGCTTTCCGGTGCTTTAAAGAGAAGGTTTAACACCGTTATTCTACCGGTGCCCGATACCATGGAAGAAGAGGTAGAAATAGTAACCCGGCGGGTAGAAACTTTAGGCCGGGCACTAGAATTACCGGCCGAGCCACCCGCCTTAGAAGAAATTAAACGCATTGTTACTATTTTCCGGGAGTTGCGCAGTGGGGTAACGCTGGATGGTAAAACCAAACTTAAAATCCCGACCAGCACCATGAGCACCGCCGAAGCCATATCGGTGATTAACAGCGGCATGGCCTTGGCAGGGCATTTCGGGGATGGCGTTCTGAATGCCCACGATGTAGCCGCCGGTTTAGTTGGGTCGGTGGTAAAAGACCCGGTACAAGATAAGGTAGTCTGGCTGGAGTACCTGGAAACTGTGGTTAAAAGCCGCGATGGCTGGAAAGATATTTACCGGTCGTGCCGGGAGTTAGTTTAA
- a CDS encoding DUF5682 family protein, with protein MSVTVFGIRHHGPGSARSLKLALEKLQPDMVLVEGPPDANEILKLAYQEAMKPPVALLAYLPDKPEEAVFYPFAAFSPEWQAIKYAQQNQVPVNFMDLPLAHRFALEASKPEHNSTLPKTQADEPGNYPLDYLGQAAGFDDGESWWEHMFEQRRESEEAFEAVLEAMQHLRKDLNRAESEETLLREAFMRKIIRDAEANGFQNIAVVCGAWHAPALVEMPSKKHDNDLLKGLPKVKVASTWIPWTFSRLTFYSGYGAGVTSPGWYQHLWDYPQDTGITWMTKVARVFRQKKMDTSVAHVIDAFRLAETLAGLRQLSRPGLTELNQATQSVICFGDAWMLDLLFQELIVGKKMGRIPEDVPQVPLQKDLERLQKKLRLMPKAFEQSLTLDLRQTTDLERSKMLHRLSILGIHWGKPQRASGKGTFKEQWSLNWEPELLIKIIEMGVWGNTLEIAATNFIVQKAREITNISEVAELLEKAIPADLEVAVAQLMQRIDALASVSGDITPLMQALIPLAYVSRYGNVRQTDLNLLINLVRSLTIRVSIGLPNACYGLDEDASGTLFEKISEVQSALSLFQDLEIANPWKQALQTLLNSHNVHGLIVGRACRLLADAQEIKEEELGVKFSLALSSAQEPGYAAAWLEGFLKNSGMILLLDEGLWTILNNWVSTLDEETFVQVLPLLRRNFASFTPAERRKIGEKAKNGGANRRTTSRATTLDFNYERAEQALPVVAQLFGLRN; from the coding sequence ATGAGCGTAACTGTTTTTGGCATCCGACATCATGGTCCGGGTTCGGCTCGCAGCCTGAAACTGGCTTTGGAAAAATTGCAACCGGACATGGTTTTAGTGGAAGGACCGCCCGATGCCAACGAAATTTTAAAATTAGCCTATCAGGAAGCGATGAAACCGCCGGTAGCCTTACTGGCGTACCTCCCGGACAAACCCGAAGAAGCGGTGTTTTACCCGTTTGCTGCTTTCTCGCCGGAATGGCAGGCCATTAAATACGCCCAGCAAAATCAGGTACCCGTAAATTTTATGGACCTGCCGTTGGCCCATAGATTTGCTTTAGAGGCCAGCAAACCGGAGCATAACTCTACTTTACCAAAGACGCAAGCCGACGAACCTGGTAATTATCCTCTGGATTACTTAGGCCAAGCAGCGGGTTTCGATGACGGTGAATCGTGGTGGGAGCACATGTTTGAGCAGCGCCGTGAGTCCGAAGAAGCTTTTGAAGCAGTGCTGGAGGCCATGCAGCATTTAAGGAAAGATCTGAACCGAGCAGAATCAGAAGAAACTTTGTTGCGGGAAGCCTTTATGCGCAAAATAATCCGGGATGCAGAAGCAAACGGATTCCAGAATATAGCCGTGGTTTGCGGTGCCTGGCACGCCCCGGCCTTAGTAGAAATGCCCTCTAAAAAACACGACAACGATTTACTAAAAGGCTTGCCCAAAGTAAAAGTAGCTTCTACCTGGATTCCGTGGACTTTTAGCCGCCTGACGTTTTACAGCGGGTACGGAGCCGGGGTTACCTCGCCGGGTTGGTACCAGCATTTATGGGATTACCCGCAGGATACCGGCATTACCTGGATGACCAAAGTGGCCCGGGTTTTCCGGCAGAAAAAGATGGACACTTCCGTAGCGCACGTAATTGATGCCTTTCGGCTGGCCGAAACGTTGGCTGGGCTCCGGCAACTATCCCGGCCGGGCTTAACGGAACTGAACCAGGCTACACAGTCCGTTATTTGTTTTGGTGATGCCTGGATGCTCGACTTACTTTTTCAGGAGTTAATTGTTGGCAAAAAAATGGGCCGGATACCCGAAGATGTTCCCCAGGTTCCGCTGCAAAAAGATTTGGAACGGTTGCAAAAAAAGTTACGCCTGATGCCAAAAGCATTCGAGCAAAGCTTAACACTAGACTTGCGCCAGACTACCGATTTAGAACGAAGTAAAATGCTACACCGCCTTTCTATCTTGGGTATTCATTGGGGAAAGCCCCAAAGAGCATCCGGGAAAGGCACATTTAAAGAACAATGGTCGCTTAATTGGGAGCCAGAACTGTTAATTAAAATTATTGAAATGGGCGTATGGGGCAATACCCTGGAAATCGCCGCTACTAATTTCATTGTTCAAAAGGCCCGGGAGATTACCAACATCAGCGAAGTAGCCGAATTACTGGAAAAAGCTATTCCCGCTGATTTAGAAGTAGCTGTGGCGCAACTTATGCAACGCATCGATGCTTTAGCTTCCGTTTCCGGGGACATTACGCCACTCATGCAGGCCCTTATTCCGTTGGCTTACGTGAGTCGTTACGGAAATGTACGCCAAACGGACTTAAATCTGCTGATTAACTTGGTGCGCAGCTTAACCATTCGGGTAAGTATTGGATTACCGAACGCCTGTTATGGCTTAGACGAAGATGCTTCCGGCACGCTGTTCGAAAAGATCTCAGAAGTACAGTCGGCGTTAAGTCTTTTTCAAGACCTGGAAATTGCAAACCCCTGGAAACAAGCATTACAAACCTTACTAAACAGCCACAATGTTCACGGATTAATTGTAGGCCGCGCTTGTAGGTTGCTGGCCGATGCGCAAGAAATTAAAGAAGAAGAACTGGGGGTAAAGTTCAGTTTGGCGCTTTCCAGTGCTCAGGAACCTGGTTACGCTGCTGCCTGGCTCGAAGGTTTTTTAAAAAACAGCGGCATGATCTTGCTCCTGGATGAAGGATTATGGACTATTCTGAACAATTGGGTAAGCACGCTGGATGAAGAAACATTTGTACAAGTATTGCCTCTCTTGCGGCGCAATTTTGCATCTTTTACTCCTGCCGAAAGAAGAAAAATCGGGGAAAAGGCTAAAAACGGCGGAGCTAACCGAAGAACCACTAGCCGCGCCACAACTTTAGACTTTAATTACGAACGCGCCGAACAAGCTTTACCGGTGGTAGCACAATTATTCGGCTTAAGGAATTGA
- a CDS encoding VWA domain-containing protein yields the protein MNKNYLKRWRLILGGEAADGTGVSLTGQDINLDKTLTALYDSERTAGLGSSSPNVSRWLGDIRTYFPSSVVKVMQQDALKRLNLTSMLLEPEILATVEPDVNLVATLMTLSRVIPDKTKDTAREVVRKVVEELMKKLAQPMQQAITGSLNKSVKINRPRHNEIDWPTTIRKNLKHYQPEYKTIIPETRVGFGRKRAALKDIVLCLDQSGSMGSSVVYSGIFGAVMASLPSVKTKMVVFDTAVADLTEELHDPVDLLFGVQLGGGTDIQLALGYCEQIITRPTDTVMVVITDLYEGGNVNEMRKRFAALVASGVQVIVLLALNDDGSPAYDHSNASYLASIGVPVFACTPDLFPDLMASAIQKQDIGQWAAIHNIPIARGSRELVP from the coding sequence ATGAACAAAAATTACTTAAAACGGTGGCGTTTAATATTAGGTGGCGAAGCGGCCGACGGTACGGGCGTAAGCTTAACTGGTCAGGATATAAATCTGGATAAAACCTTAACCGCCCTCTATGACTCGGAACGGACCGCCGGTTTAGGTTCTTCTTCCCCCAACGTATCGCGTTGGCTCGGCGATATCCGGACTTATTTTCCCTCGTCGGTGGTTAAAGTAATGCAGCAGGATGCCCTAAAACGGCTGAACCTGACTTCCATGCTGTTGGAACCCGAAATACTCGCTACGGTAGAACCAGATGTAAATTTAGTAGCTACCCTCATGACTTTAAGCCGGGTAATACCCGACAAAACTAAAGATACTGCCCGGGAAGTAGTGCGGAAGGTAGTGGAGGAGCTTATGAAAAAATTAGCGCAACCCATGCAACAGGCCATTACCGGCAGTCTGAATAAATCAGTAAAAATAAACCGGCCCCGGCACAACGAGATTGACTGGCCTACTACCATTCGTAAAAATCTTAAACATTACCAGCCCGAATATAAAACCATTATTCCGGAAACTCGCGTTGGTTTTGGTCGCAAAAGAGCTGCTTTAAAAGATATTGTCCTGTGCCTCGACCAAAGTGGTTCGATGGGTTCGTCGGTGGTTTATTCTGGTATTTTCGGAGCAGTAATGGCTTCGTTGCCTTCCGTAAAAACCAAGATGGTGGTGTTTGATACCGCCGTAGCTGACCTGACCGAAGAATTACACGACCCGGTAGATTTACTTTTTGGCGTGCAACTAGGTGGCGGTACCGACATCCAATTGGCATTAGGTTACTGCGAGCAAATCATTACCCGGCCAACAGATACCGTTATGGTGGTAATAACTGATTTATACGAGGGTGGCAATGTAAATGAAATGAGAAAACGCTTTGCTGCCCTGGTAGCGAGCGGCGTACAAGTAATTGTATTATTAGCACTTAACGACGATGGTTCTCCGGCCTACGACCATAGTAATGCGTCTTACCTGGCCTCTATTGGGGTGCCGGTATTTGCCTGCACCCCAGATTTATTTCCCGATCTTATGGCAAGTGCTATCCAGAAACAAGATATTGGTCAATGGGCGGCTATTCATAATATTCCCATCGCCCGCGGAAGCCGAGAGTTGGTACCGTAA